The segment CGACGCCCGCCTCCGACCGTCCCGCCCGAACCCGGCCTAGGCTCGACCGTCAGTGATCTCCCGGACGCCCCGTCCACGGGGGCGCCGGGCGGTCGACCGGACTGGAGGAGCGGGCCGATGAGCGAACGCAGCGAGGGCGCCCAGCCGCCGCCGGCCGCCAACCCGCTCGGGCACGGGCCGGTCCTGCTGCTCACCGGGGCGCGACTGCTGGACGGGCGGGTGGTGGACGTCCGGATCAGCGGGGACCGGATCCAGGCCGTCGGCACGGTCGGCAGCCTCGGACCGATGCCCGCGCTGCCCGGCCAGCCCACCGTCACCACCGGCGCCCGGATCGACCTGTCCGGCTACCTGCTGCTGCCCGCCCCCGCCGAACCGCACGGACACTACGACAGCGCGTTCTCCGCCGCCCTGCCCGCGCCGCCCGCCGACGGGCCGGCCGAACTGGTCCGCCGGGCCACCGAGTCCGCGCTCACCTCGCTCGGCTACGGCGCCACCGCCCAGCGCACCCACGTCCGGATCGGCGACGCGCACGGCCTGAGCCGGCTGGAAGCCGTCCTCACCGCCCGGCAGGCGCTGCGCGGACTGGCCGACCTGCAGGCCGTCGCGATGCCCCGGCTGCTCACCGGCCGGGCCGGGGCGAACGGGCGGGCCCTGCTCCGGGACGCGCTCAAACTCGGCGCCGACGCGGCCGGCGGCTGCCCCGACCTCGACCCGGACCCGGTCGGCTACGCGCAGGTCCTGCTGAACGCCGCCGCCGAGGCGGACTGCCCGGTCGACCTGCACACCGACGCCGCCGACCCGACCCAGCTCGCCCGCCTGGTCACCGCGCTCGCCCCGCACCGGCCCCGGGTCACCCTCGGCCCGTGCAGCGCACTGCCGCCCGGCGGCGCCGACCTGCTGGCCGGCGCCGGCGTCCGGGTGGTCTGCCTGCCGCAGAACGGCGGCTGCACCGGCCTCGAAGGCCCGCCGATCGGCCTGCGCCCCACCCTCGTCCGGGAGTTCGCGCAGGCCCGGGTCGCCCTCAGCGCCGGCGGCGGCGGCCTGCGCGACGCCTCCAACCCGGTCGGCCGCGCCGACCCCCTCGACGCCGCCCGACTGCTCGCCGCCGGCGGCGCGCTCTCCCCCGAAGCCGCCTACGACGCCGTCTCCGCCCAGGCCCGCACCGCCCTCGGCCTCCCCCCGGTCCGGGTCGACGCCGGCTTCCCCGCCGAACTCCTCGCCATCCGCGGCGACAGCCTGACCGGCGCCCTCTCCGGCGGCCACTCCCGCCTGGTCGTCCACTGCGGCCGCATCGTCTCCCGCACCAGCGCCGTCCGCGAGTTCGCCGACACCGTCACCCTGGCCCTCCCCCGCCAGAACCACCCGGGCTGAGCCCGGGGCACGCCGGAAGAACGAAGAAGCCCCCGGGCCGCGTTTCCGCGGCCCGGGGGCTTCTTCACTATCCAGTGGCTGGTGCAGGGTTCGAACCTGCGTAGCTTGCGCGACAGATTTACAGTCTGCTCCCTTTGGCCGCTCGGGCAACCAGCCAGGGATGGTGTCTCGCGGAGCACTGCCCCGTTCGACGTCGTAAACGATACCTGATGTTGGGGGGTGGTCCGCCACCTGGTTACGTCACCCGGTGATCAAGGTCGGCGCGCGGCTGTTGCGGGCGGGGGCCCGGGGGGCTGGATAGGCTGGGGCGTCGCCCGCCGGTGGCGGGCGACGCGACCGTGCAGCCTGTAGTGCAAGGAGACCAACACCCATGGCCGACTCCAGTTTCGACATCGTCTCGAAGGTCGAGTGGCAGGAGGTCGACAACGCGATCAACCAGACCTCCCGCGAGATCGCCACCCGGTTCGACTTCAAGAACGTGGGCGCCGAGATCAAGCGGTCCGGCGAGAAGATCGAGATGAAGGCCAACGGCGAGGAGCGGGTCCGGGCGATCCTGGACGTGCTGCAGACCAAGTTCGTCAAGCGCGGGCTGTCGCTGAAGGCGCTGGACGCGGCGGAGCCGCAGCTGTCCGGCAAGGAGTACAAGATCTTCGCCGACATCAAGGAAGGCATCACCACCGAGGATGCCAAGAAGGTCGCGAAGATCATCCGCGACGAGGGCCCCAAGGGCGTCAAGGCGCAGGTCCAGGGCGACGAGCTGCGGGTCAGCTCGAAGTCGCGCGACGACCTGCAGGCCGTGCAGAACCTGCTCAAGGGCAAGGACCTGGACTTCGCGCTCCAGTTCGTCAACTACCGCTAGCAAACCCCGCTGACCTGCGGGAACGCTAGCTTTTCGGCCCGGGAGGGCACATCGAGGGCACAACGCTGAAGCCAGCCAAGATCAGCGCCCTCGATGCGCCTTTCCTGTGCGCCGGAACCTCACCGCGCGATTCCGATGGTGCGCCGGGTGAACACCCAGGGCTGCACCTCCCTTGCGGATCATCGCAGCAGCGCTGACGTGATCAATCGAAGCCCGCAGCCAGGCAATGCGGTCGCGGTACCCTCCCGGGGTGACAGCGGAGCAGGAGCCAACGATCCATCAACCGTTCCTGTACTGCGCGGTGTTCGAACCTGATGGCGGCGAGTCCGTCCACGAGCCCCCCGTCATATCGGCACCACTCAACAGCGCTGCGGGCACAGCCATACCTCACGGCCTGGCACGCGATGTCGCTACAGCGCTTCCGGGCCTGTGGTACTGCCTCCATCTGCCCCAGTCTCGTCTTGACCTGGTTGAGATGGAGCCTTGGCTGCTGCAAGGAACGCATCAGCTCTCGATGGGCCACAACATCCTGCTCATGCCCATCGACCTCTTCGAGAAGCGCGCCCTCGGCCCTCTGTGGCAACCAGTTCTCGCAGTGTGCCCCGACCACCTGCTCGACCGGACCGCAAAGCGTGCTGGCGACCTCAACTTCGTGCTGCCGGCCTCGCCCGTCTCTGCCCTGTCAGACGACAGCATCAACGCCCACTGGGGAGCCATCCACGAGCGGTTCTCGTTCGGTAGACCCATGTTGGGAGGCGTGCCAGCGCTCACCCGCCGCCTCGATCTAGCTGCTGTCGATCTACCGCACCGCCTGCTGATGCGCAGACTCGGTCGGCCATCCGAACAACCCGAACCCGACGCCCAACCTGTCGCGTTGGTTCGCCGATCCATCCATGATCGCCTGTTCGTCGCTGCCGCAGCCGAGCTGGACCGTCGAGGGGAATCATTCGAGTCGCCGGATCTGAACCTCGCCGAGGCTGTCAGGGAGACGGCCAGCCGCCGGCAAATTTCCACATCTCTAGCCCTTCCCGGCGTGCCTCCCGCCTACGTCCGCCGCGCCTACTCTGCCCAGCTGAGGGCGCAATTGCGCCCGATGGCTGATCTTGATGTAGACGACACCTGGTCGCCCAGGATCGGGGAGCGGCCTGACGCCCTGCTCGAACGGGCCGCGATGGAGTTCGTTCTCACCCGGCGGGCAGTCGCCAACGGGGGTCCAGGCC is part of the Kitasatospora setae KM-6054 genome and harbors:
- a CDS encoding YajQ family cyclic di-GMP-binding protein, whose protein sequence is MADSSFDIVSKVEWQEVDNAINQTSREIATRFDFKNVGAEIKRSGEKIEMKANGEERVRAILDVLQTKFVKRGLSLKALDAAEPQLSGKEYKIFADIKEGITTEDAKKVAKIIRDEGPKGVKAQVQGDELRVSSKSRDDLQAVQNLLKGKDLDFALQFVNYR
- a CDS encoding amidohydrolase family protein, whose protein sequence is MSERSEGAQPPPAANPLGHGPVLLLTGARLLDGRVVDVRISGDRIQAVGTVGSLGPMPALPGQPTVTTGARIDLSGYLLLPAPAEPHGHYDSAFSAALPAPPADGPAELVRRATESALTSLGYGATAQRTHVRIGDAHGLSRLEAVLTARQALRGLADLQAVAMPRLLTGRAGANGRALLRDALKLGADAAGGCPDLDPDPVGYAQVLLNAAAEADCPVDLHTDAADPTQLARLVTALAPHRPRVTLGPCSALPPGGADLLAGAGVRVVCLPQNGGCTGLEGPPIGLRPTLVREFAQARVALSAGGGGLRDASNPVGRADPLDAARLLAAGGALSPEAAYDAVSAQARTALGLPPVRVDAGFPAELLAIRGDSLTGALSGGHSRLVVHCGRIVSRTSAVREFADTVTLALPRQNHPG